In Zingiber officinale cultivar Zhangliang chromosome 1A, Zo_v1.1, whole genome shotgun sequence, a genomic segment contains:
- the LOC122001405 gene encoding CDPK-related protein kinase-like codes for MELCEGGELLERILSRGGRYSEEDAKAIVIQILSVIAFCHLQGVVHRDLKPENFLFTTRDENAQMKLIDFGLSDFVKPGEHCLVAWSS; via the exons ATGGA ATTATGTGAAGGTGGAGAATTATTAGAAAGAATTTTATCCAG AGGTGGAAGGTACTCAGAGGAGGATGCAAAAGCTATAGTTATTCAAATACTGAGTGTAATCGCCTTTTGTCATCTTCAAGGTGTTGTGCATCGTGATTTAAAGCCAGAG AATTTTCTTTTCACCACTAGAGATGAAAATGCTCAGATGAAGTTGATTGATTTTGGCCTTTCCGATTTTGTTAAACCAGGTGAGCATTGTTTAGTGGCATGGTCTAGTTGA
- the LOC121997005 gene encoding uracil-DNA glycosylase, mitochondrial-like encodes MASSSKALGELLRSPKRLRPISLSPESMTLKSPLSTLHAPPLAAGEHPSALTSEQAKRVDVGRSHSQWKRNLSICSERITTRKGTHSDPYVKLGELLVEETWLEALPGELQKPYA; translated from the coding sequence ATGGCTTCCTCCTCCAAAGCCCTAGGCGAGCTCCTCCGCTCGCCGAAGCGTCTCCGCCCGATCTCCCTCTCCCCGGAATCCATGACCCTCAAATCCCCCCTCTCCACCCTCCACGCCCCTCCTCTCGCCGCCGGTGAACACCCCTCCGCACTCACGTCGGAGCAGGCGAAGAGGGTCGACGTCGGCCGATCCCATTCCCAATGGAAGCGGAACCTCAGTATCTGTTCGGAAAGGATCACGACAAGGAAAGGTACTCATTCCGATCCCTATGTGAAGCTGGGAGAGCTCTTGGTCGAGGAGACATGGCTGGAGGCTCTCCCCGGCGAGCTTCAGAAACCCTACGCGTAG